One genomic window of Prochlorococcus sp. MIT 0801 includes the following:
- a CDS encoding thiazole synthase: MQKTNQSLKIGHKEFKSRLLVGTGKYPSLEVMQKSLINTKCEIVTVAVRRIQGLERGHKGLMESIDWKRIWMLPNTAGCSNAEEAIRIARLGRELAKLAGQENNNFVKLEVIPDKKYLLPDPIGTLKAAEQLVKEGFTVLPYINSDPIIAKQLEEIGCATVMPLGSPIGSAQGIRNAANIAMIIAESRIPIIIDAGIGVPSEAAQALEMGADGVLINSAIALAQNPILMAQAFSKATQAGRDGYLAGRLQENPLANASSPLDGVISNN, translated from the coding sequence ATGCAAAAAACTAATCAATCTCTAAAAATAGGACATAAAGAGTTCAAAAGTCGACTTCTTGTTGGAACAGGTAAATACCCATCCCTAGAAGTCATGCAGAAAAGCCTAATAAATACAAAATGTGAAATAGTTACTGTCGCAGTTAGAAGAATTCAAGGACTAGAACGTGGACATAAAGGATTAATGGAATCAATAGACTGGAAAAGAATATGGATGCTGCCAAACACTGCAGGATGCTCAAATGCGGAAGAAGCTATTCGAATAGCAAGGCTTGGCAGAGAATTAGCAAAGTTAGCAGGTCAAGAAAATAATAATTTTGTCAAATTAGAGGTTATTCCTGACAAAAAATATTTATTACCCGACCCAATTGGCACCTTAAAAGCAGCCGAGCAATTAGTAAAAGAAGGATTTACTGTTCTTCCATATATAAATTCTGATCCAATAATTGCAAAACAACTTGAAGAAATTGGATGTGCAACTGTTATGCCTCTTGGTTCCCCCATTGGATCTGCGCAAGGCATAAGAAATGCTGCGAACATTGCCATGATTATCGCAGAATCTCGAATCCCAATAATTATTGATGCAGGTATTGGAGTTCCAAGCGAAGCAGCTCAAGCATTGGAAATGGGTGCTGATGGGGTTCTAATTAATAGTGCTATTGCTTTAGCTCAGAACCCAATTCTTATGGCTCAAGCCTTCTCTAAGGCTACCCAGGCGGGCAGAGATGGTTATCTAGCTGGAAGATTGCAAGAGAACCCTCTTGCCAATGCAAGCTCTCCACTAGATGGAGTTATTTCAAATAATTAG
- a CDS encoding NAD-dependent epimerase/dehydratase family protein: MKVFVLGGDGFCGWPCAVNLADKGHDVFIVDNLSRRKIDIDLEVESLTPITSIGERIKAWSEIGGKPIQFIHLDLASEYQKLLDLLIEEKPDSIIHFAEQRAAPYSMKSSATKRYTVDNNVNGTHNLLAAIVESQLDIHIVHLGTMGVYGYGSHRGATIPEGYLKVEVPQPDGSRFEEEILHPASPGSVYHMTKTLDQLLFLYYNKNDQIRITDLHQGIVWGTNTDVTSRDPRLTNRFDYDGDYGTVLNRFLMQAAIGYPLTVHGTGGQTRAFIHIQDSVKCVQLALENPPEKGERVKIFNQMTESHQVGELAKKVASLTGAKINYLPNPRNEAVENDLIVDNRCFIELGLDPTTLDNGLLEEVVNVAKKFSNRCDLKRIPCVSAWTSTQAKAINKS; this comes from the coding sequence GTGAAAGTTTTCGTTCTTGGTGGTGACGGCTTCTGCGGATGGCCTTGTGCAGTGAATCTTGCTGACAAGGGTCATGATGTATTCATCGTGGATAATCTCAGTCGTCGAAAAATCGATATAGACCTTGAAGTTGAATCCTTAACTCCAATTACAAGTATTGGAGAAAGGATTAAAGCTTGGTCTGAGATAGGTGGAAAACCTATTCAATTTATTCATTTAGACCTTGCCTCTGAATATCAAAAGCTTTTAGATCTGTTGATCGAGGAAAAGCCTGATTCAATAATTCATTTCGCTGAACAGCGTGCTGCTCCATATTCCATGAAAAGTAGCGCAACCAAGAGATATACAGTTGATAACAATGTCAATGGGACTCATAATCTACTTGCCGCAATTGTTGAATCTCAATTAGATATTCACATTGTTCATCTTGGGACGATGGGAGTTTACGGCTATGGGTCTCATAGAGGCGCGACCATTCCTGAAGGTTACTTAAAAGTGGAAGTACCCCAACCAGATGGCAGTCGTTTTGAAGAAGAAATCCTTCATCCAGCAAGTCCCGGCAGCGTTTATCACATGACCAAAACGCTTGATCAATTGCTATTTCTTTACTACAACAAAAATGACCAGATCAGAATCACTGATCTTCATCAAGGAATTGTATGGGGAACGAATACTGACGTTACAAGTCGTGACCCAAGACTGACTAATCGATTTGACTATGATGGTGATTATGGAACAGTGTTAAATAGATTTTTAATGCAAGCAGCCATTGGCTATCCATTAACTGTTCATGGTACTGGTGGACAAACAAGAGCTTTTATACATATTCAAGATTCAGTAAAGTGCGTTCAATTGGCACTCGAGAACCCTCCTGAGAAAGGTGAAAGAGTGAAAATCTTCAACCAAATGACGGAAAGCCACCAAGTTGGGGAATTAGCTAAAAAAGTAGCCTCTCTCACTGGAGCAAAAATTAATTATCTTCCAAACCCAAGAAACGAAGCCGTCGAAAATGATTTGATAGTTGATAATCGATGTTTTATTGAGCTTGGATTAGATCCGACAACTCTCGATAATGGACTTTTAGAAGAAGTTGTTAATGTCGCGAAAAAATTTTCCAATCGATGTGATTTAAAACGAATACCTTGTGTATCTGCATGGACATCAACCCAAGCAAAAGCAATTAATAAATCCTAA
- a CDS encoding glycosyltransferase family 1 protein, whose amino-acid sequence MKIAFFTETFLPKVDGIVTRLTKTIQNLVDSGDEVTVFCPEGCPSNYMGAKVIGVPAMPLPLYPELKLGLPGPGVSDELENFKPDLIHVVNPAVLGLGGIWLAKTNNIPLVASYHTHLPKYLEHYGMGMLEPLLWELLKAAHNQATLNLCTSTAMVQELSEKGIQNTALWQRGVDTDIFKPELRDKEMRKRLLGNFSDEGSLLMYVGRLSAEKQIERIKPVLEALPNTRLALVGDGPYRQQLEKIFQGTSTTFVGYLSGKELASAYASGDAFLFPSSTETLGLVLLEAMAAGCPVVGANKGGIPDIISDGENGCLYNPDGENDGAVSLIEATKKLLGNEIERTTMRQAARSEAERWGWAGATKQLRSYYEDVLDKKQSNIAA is encoded by the coding sequence GTGAAAATAGCTTTCTTTACAGAAACTTTCCTACCCAAAGTCGATGGGATAGTTACTCGATTAACTAAAACAATTCAAAATTTAGTGGATTCTGGTGATGAGGTAACCGTTTTTTGTCCAGAAGGCTGTCCATCAAACTATATGGGTGCAAAAGTTATAGGTGTACCCGCGATGCCATTACCTTTATATCCAGAACTCAAACTAGGGCTCCCTGGTCCAGGGGTGTCAGATGAATTAGAAAACTTCAAACCTGACTTAATACATGTTGTTAACCCTGCAGTACTAGGATTGGGTGGTATTTGGCTAGCCAAAACAAACAATATCCCCCTTGTCGCGAGTTATCACACTCATTTACCAAAGTATCTAGAGCACTATGGAATGGGCATGTTAGAGCCGCTTTTATGGGAGTTGTTAAAAGCTGCTCATAATCAAGCAACTCTAAATCTATGTACTTCCACTGCAATGGTGCAAGAACTCTCAGAAAAAGGAATTCAAAATACCGCCTTATGGCAAAGAGGAGTTGATACAGATATTTTCAAGCCAGAACTCAGAGACAAAGAAATGAGAAAGCGTCTTTTAGGAAACTTTAGCGATGAAGGATCTCTATTGATGTATGTGGGAAGACTCTCAGCAGAAAAGCAAATTGAAAGAATTAAACCTGTACTTGAAGCACTTCCAAACACTCGACTAGCTCTTGTGGGAGATGGTCCATATAGACAACAATTAGAAAAAATTTTTCAGGGAACCTCCACTACCTTTGTGGGATATTTAAGTGGGAAGGAACTAGCAAGTGCTTATGCCTCAGGTGATGCCTTTTTATTCCCCTCGAGCACAGAAACCTTGGGATTAGTTCTTTTAGAGGCAATGGCTGCTGGATGCCCAGTCGTAGGAGCCAATAAAGGAGGCATACCAGATATTATTTCAGATGGAGAAAATGGATGTTTATACAATCCTGACGGAGAAAATGATGGAGCTGTTAGTTTAATTGAGGCTACAAAAAAATTATTGGGCAACGAAATAGAGCGGACAACAATGAGACAAGCAGCTCGTTCAGAAGCTGAGAGATGGGGGTGGGCAGGAGCTACAAAACAATTGAGAAGTTATTACGAAGACGTACTAGACAAAAAACAATCAAATATTGCTGCTTAG